From Mycobacterium cookii:
GGACTTCCTGGACCCAGGTCTCATGCGGAATGTCGGAACCTTGTATCGGCCGGTGCAGTCCCCGTGCGTATTCGGCTGCCAGCCGGTCGATGTCCAGGCTGGTGGGCCCGGTCAACTCGTAGATGTTCCCGATACGGTCGGCGGGGTCGACGAGCACTGCCGCGACCGCGCGGGCCACGTCGCTGGCGGCAATCGGCGAGGTTCGGCCGGTTCCGAAGGGCAGCACCAACAGGTTTCGATCCCGCAGCGACGGCGCGGCGAACCAGGTAAAGATCGGATTGTCCAAAAACGCCGTCGGTCTGATGTGCACCACCGGTATTCCCGACCAGTTCAAGACGTGCTCGGCGAGGTAGTGCAGCCGATGTTGGTGCGACTCCCCCTCGCTGGTCAGCGTCATCTGCGACACCGTCATCTGAGACATGTTCGCGACCACCTCCAGGTGGCCGTATTCCAGTGCGGCATCGCAGATTACGGCTGTCGCCGTCAGGTAGTCCGGCGAAACGCTCATCGAAAAGAACATGCGATCGACGCGGGCCATGGCGTTGACGACATCTCGCGGTTCGGTCAAGTCCCCGACGACCACTTCAGCGCCGAGTTCGCGCAGCGGATCGGCACGAGCATCGTCGTGATG
This genomic window contains:
- a CDS encoding NAD(P)H-binding protein, with protein sequence MSTPLYLITGAGGGTGGVSRQVIEQLRAGGNRVRALVHHDDARADPLRELGAEVVVGDLTEPRDVVNAMARVDRMFFSMSVSPDYLTATAVICDAALEYGHLEVVANMSQMTVSQMTLTSEGESHQHRLHYLAEHVLNWSGIPVVHIRPTAFLDNPIFTWFAAPSLRDRNLLVLPFGTGRTSPIAASDVARAVAAVLVDPADRIGNIYELTGPTSLDIDRLAAEYARGLHRPIQGSDIPHETWVQEVLKPLGLPEHLQQHLTTMALLHRAGRYDRATDDVEKLTGQQASTVGEYVAEHPDLFS